In Pygocentrus nattereri isolate fPygNat1 chromosome 3, fPygNat1.pri, whole genome shotgun sequence, the DNA window cagagttaaagaggaggagagttttactgaagctcagagttaaagaggaggagagttttactgaagctcagagttaaagaggaggagagtttgactgaagctcagagttaaagaggaggagagttttactgaagctcagagttaaagaggaggagagttttacagaagctcagagttaaagaggaggagagttttactgaagctcagagttaaagaggaggagagttttactgaagctcagagttaaagaggaggagagtttgactgaagctcagagttaaagaggaggagagtttgactgaagctcagagttaaagaggaggagagttttactgaagctcagagttaaagagacggagagttttactgaagctcagagttaaagaggaggacagttttactgaagctcagagttaaagaggaggagagttttactgaagctcagagttaaagaggaggagagttttactgaagctcagagttaaagaggcggagagtttgactgaagctcagagttaaagaggcggagagtttgactgaagctcagagttaaagaggaggagagtttgactgaagctcagagttaaagaggaggagagtttgactgaagctcagagttaaagagacggagagttttactgaagctcagagttaaagagacggagagttttactgaagctcagagttaaagaggaggagagttttagtgaagctcagagttaaagaggcggagagtttgactgaagctcagagttaaagaggcggagagtttgactgaagctcagagttaaagaggaggagagtttgactgaagctcagagttaaagaggaggagagttttactgaagctcagagttaaagagacggagagttttactgaagctcagagttaagagacggagagttttactgaagctcagagttaaagaggaggagagttttactgaagctcagagttaaagaggaggagagtttgactgaagctcagagttaaagaggaggagagttttactgaagctcagagttaaagaggaggagagttttactgaagctcagagttaaagagacggagagttttactgaagctcagagttaaagaggaggagagtttgactgaagctcagagttaaagaggaggagagtttgactgaagctcagagttaaagaggaggagagttttactgaagctcagagttaaagaggaggagagtttgactgaagctcagagttaaagaggaggagagtttgactgaagctcagagttaaagaggaggagagtttgactgaagctcagagttaaagaggaggagagttttactgaagctcagagttaaagaggaggagagttttactgaagctcagagttaaagaggaggagagttttactgaagctcagagttaaagaggaggagagttttactgaagctcagagttaaagagacggagagttttactgaagctcagagttaaagaggaggagagtttgactgaagctcagagttaaagaggaggagagtttgactgaagctcagagttaaagaggaggagagttttactgaagctcagagttaaagaggaggagagttttacagaagctcagagttaaagaggaggagagttttactgaagctcagagttaaagaggaggagagttttactgaagctcagagttaaagaggaggagagtttgactgaagctcagagttaaagaggaggagagtttgactgaagctcagagttaaagaggaggagagttttactgaagctcagagttaaagagacggagagttttactgaagctcagagttaaagaggaggagagttttactgaagctcagagttaaagaggaggagagttttactgaagctcagagttaaagaggaggagagttttactgaagctcagagttaaagaggaggagagtttgactgaagctcagagttaaagaggaggagagtttgactgaagctcagagttaaagaggaggagagtttgactgaagctcagagttaaagaggaggagagttttactgaagctcagagttaaagaggaggagagtttcactgaagctcagagttaaagaggaggagagttttactgaagctcagagttaaagaggaggagagttttactgaagctcagagttaaagagacggagagttttactgaagctcagagttaaagaggaggagagtttgactgaagctcagagttaaagagacggagagttttactgaagctcagagttaaagaggaggagagttttactgaagctcagagttaaagaggaggagagtttgactgaagctcagagttaaagaggaggcgagttttactgaagctcagagttaaagaggaggcgagttttactgaagctcagagttaaagaggaggcgagttttactgaagctcagagttaaagagacggagagttttactgaagctcagagttaaagaggaggagagttttactgaagctcagagttaaagagacggagagttttactgaagctcagagttaaagaggaggagagttttactgaagctcagagttaaagagacggagagttttactgaagctcagagttaaagagacggagagtttgactgaagctcagagttaaagagacggagagttttactgaagctcagagttaaagaggaggagagtttcacTAAGCTGTGTCGAACAGTTTAACTAAACGTTATAATGTATTTTACTCTTCTGTGGAGTGAAAGCGGCTCATGAATCAAGTAAACGCATCTCTGTCACTGATACTGAAATTTCTGATTCAGTGAGAATTGGACATAAACGTTATGAGCGTCCTGGGGTAAATTGGCATTACCCACCTCCCCACAGATAACCACCCCGTCTGTTCAGGGTTCAGGAGGGTGAGTGCTGTGATTAGTAGGCGGCTGTGGTTGTAAATCTTCCTCAGTTTGTAGGTTGTTGTATTTGTTCAGGTTAGTGTGCCGATGCTGGAGATGCACTCttctgagtgtttgtgtgtgtgtgtgtgtgtgtgtgtgtgtgtgtttgtgtgtgtgtggcagagaggcctctctctcacattgatattcagcacacacactcacacacacatgcatccacacacacacacacacacagacacacacacacagtgacaggTCTAAAGTGAGGCTCTTTAGTGCAGTTTCACGCTTGATCTCTTTCTGGAGCCATGCAGCAGTGAGCCGGACTCCACTGAGGCTCTGTAATCTGATTTAGACCTGCGGCTGATCGAGTCACCCCGGCTTCGCACTGAGGATTCTACTACCTGTGAGTTCAGAGGACGGAAGGGTTAGACCACCGCATTGTTTTTAAAGATCCGAGATCCTCCTCTGTGTTTGTGCATTCAAACTTCTCCTCCATGTCTTGAAATCATTTTTGACTCTCTGAAACAAAAGTGGGAAGCCCAGTTTCTAGGCTTTCAACTCAAACCACACAGTGTTCGTAAGTAGAAATGCATCTATTTTCTTATGACTTAAATTTAATAGAAAGTTATTGTTGCATGCATACAGAGGGGAAAatatcctttacatttttgcttttttgtcacgtttgttgtttttttatctcTGGAGGCTGCCAGGGGATTGCAGGGTGATctctgtggtatcccaggtgatttcGTGGATATTTCTGGATGGCTGttattgtatcccaggtggttgcttgggTTCTTCTGGATggttgctattgtatcccaggtggttgcttgggTTCTTctggatggttgctatggtataccaggtggttgcaagacctatttcccattatgagccatcacgaccactcagatcccagaatgctggcttattaatagtttccagaattcctaaggctgcagctgggggaagagctttttcttataaagcccccaaactctggaatgatcttccagaaactgttcgggactcagacacagtctcagtctttaagactaggctgaaaactcacttgttcagttcagcttttggtagctaatgttccccctagataaaggcagcagatccaggggtccatggacacagggaattatagtaaactgagacgctggtgctgtcgtcccgctgctcgcacgcggtcactcaggtttgtggacggtggagcggagggacgccagactgtctcagagtgctgccgtgtctgtgtgtccttctggttctctcctgttagttaagctgtcatagtcagatctgccggagtcgttagccacactctggaaatgtccCTGTTTGGAATGTCTGGAaaattccctgtttatgtacaaatagacagaataaaactaattccctctccctgccttttttccaagtatacaACCACTCatatgtccggccggacactgaaggacggccgactgtcgagccctcctgctgcccacttcagaccagctgcccatgcccagctgccaccacctacattggacgagctgcccaccctacactgatgttttcatagactcccagctattcctactactaacactactgctattaatattagtagtataataactctgtaggtagtctgaccagaggaggacgggtcccccctggtgagccttggttgctcccaaggtttcttcctcagctctgagggaggttctcctggccactgttgcccctgacttgctcacctgggggggggtttacattcttgttaaaactctgtcttcactggaattctgtgaagctgctttgtgacaacatccattataAAAAtctctacaaataaatttgatttgatttgatttggttgCTTGGCTGTTTCTGGaaggttgctgtggtatcccaggtggttgcttgggTTTTTctggatggttgctatggtatcccggGTGGTTGCATGGGTATTTCTGGATGGTTGCTTGCTCTTCTTGAGGGTGCCCAATACTCAAatttacattaactttttttttttttaagtagacattgttatattttactgtacaaaatacacacaaacaaaatagaTTCATTGCTGagataaatgattttaaaacctGTGTTTTTGGACCTAACAGTTTTGCACAGTTCTCTTCAGCAAAATGACAGCAACTCTGTTTGGATGAGTGTGATTTGAATGACGTTGAGGTTGAAACATTGACGTTGACGTTTTCTttggtgtgtttttctttggtgtgtttttctttggtgTAATTTTGCTGAGCTCACTTCTGTCACTCTGTTCTTTACAGACACTCAGAGCAGAGACTCGAGACAGGCATCCTGAAGAGGAGCATTGTGGAATAGTTTCCCTTTTTTCATGGGCAGTTTCTGCCCTCATTCCTGCTCTCATGTAGAGGCCACACCCAGCCGAGAGACTCCACCCTCATGACGGACCCCTCCCTTTAAAGAGGCTCTGTGCTTGGATTTGTTTATTGCTTCCATTCTTTCCCCTTCAGCTTCGGCTCTGCCCCTCCTTTATCCCTCCATCCTCATCTCTCAGTCCTCTGCCAGCATGATGGACGTCCACACACTTCTGCTCATCTGCTCTCTGATGGGCGTGTCCCTGAACCTTCCTGAAAGCTCCGCCCACAGCTCTAACCCCTTCTCTGGCCAACATGCCCCACCCCCTGACCCCTGCTATGACGACACAGGCTCTGCCCGCCGATGCATCCCGGAGTTTGTTAATGCTGCATTCGGACAGGAAGTAGTTGCATCTAGTGTTTGCGGACGCCCTCCTTCACGTCACTGTGGTATTGTGGAGCGTGAACAGCGCCCCCTGGTGCGCTCCTGCAGCACGTGTGATGCCTCAGACCCCCGACTAGCCCACCCAGcctcctacctcactgatctaAATTCTGCCCACAATTTGACCTGCTGGGTGTCCGAGAACCTGCAGGGCTCACCGCTGAATGTGACACTCACACTTTCACTGGGGAAGAAGTTCGAGATAACCTACGTCAGCCTGCAGTTCTGCTCTCCTCGGCCAGACTCTATGGCTATCTACAAAAGCATGGACTACGGCCGCAGCTGGACACCTTTTCAGTTTTACTCTTCCCAGTGCAGACGGGTCTATAACCGGCCAAACAGAGCCATTATCACCAAACAAAATGAACAGGAGCCGCTGTGCACTGACAGTCATACTGATCCAGCACCACAGAGTGGTGCTATCATCGCCTTTAGCACGTTGGATGGACGACCATCTGGCAAGGACTTTGACTCCAGCCCTGTTCTGCAGGATTGGGTGACCGTCACTGATATCCGTGTGGTTTTTAGCCGGCCACAAATGCCCAGGGAATTGCCGCTGCCAGGCAGAGATGGGCAGGAGCCCCCTGGGGCACCTACCCTGGTGCCGACCTACTACTATGCAGTCTCAGACTTCCAGGTGGGCGGCAGGTGTAAGTGCAATGGCCATgcctccaggtgtgtgagggaGAAAGACGGAAAACTAGTGTGTGACTGCAAACACAACACGGAAGGTCCAGAGTGTGACCGCTGCAAACCCTTCCACTATGACCGGCCCTGGCAGCGTGCCAATGCCCGCGAAGCCAACGAGTGTCTGCGTAAGTCACGTATGCTGATACGTTCACAGCTACCACTTTACACAAACCCTGCTACATGATGTTGACGTAAACATACTGTCATGAGTTTGCTATTAGGTGCCCATTAACAGTAATCAACACCATGTttgtcataatgtttgatgaCACAATGGCTGTCTGGAGACACGAACTGTCCTACCGGTGAAGGTAGCATGACGACTCATGACATTACATAACATCTGCCAAATGGTAATGCCATTGTTATGTCAATGCTGTTTAGCATGGGACAAGTAAAGTGTTCACCCAAGACACTCacagagcaacacacacacacacagtctgaggTGCCTCTGTGATTGAGTAAGAATTGTGGGAAATGTTGTTACACCCACTGTGTAATCAGAGTAGAGACACACACCTTCGGTTAGCGATCACTCAGCAATGAGGGGAATTTTGATTCAGATTCATTTCAGTCATGTTTGAACTTGATTATTCTGTCTAAATCTGGAAATTCTTGGTTACGCCAGTATTAACGTTCCGTTCCAGTAAGACTCAGAGGTAAAGAGGGATCATTGTGTAGACAGTCCTCACGATCATTAATGTATGAAGTTCTGTTATTGATACAGAAATATGTGCCAAAAAGACCTGAATACAAAGACTAATCCCTCAGTTTTACCTCAGGGCAAATCCTACAGTATAGAAACTAACCTAATCCCTCAGTGTAGAGGCTAATGCCTCAGTACAGAGACTAATCCCTCAGTGTAGAGGCTAATGCCTCAGTACAGAGACTAATCCCTCAGTGTAGAGGCTAATGCCTCAGTACAGAGACTAATCCCTCAGTGTAGAGGCTAATACCTCAGTACAGAGACTAATCCCTCAGTGTAGAGGCTAATGCCTCAGTACAGAGACTAATCCCTCAGTGTAGAGGCTAATACCTCAGTACAGACACTAATCCCTCAGTGTAGAGGCTAATGCCTCAGTACAGACACTAATCCCTCAGTGTAGAGGCTAATACCTCAGTACAGAGACTAATCCCTCAGTGTAGAGGCTAATGCCTCAGTACAGAGACTAATCCCTCAGTGTAGAGGCTAATGCCTCAGTACAGAGACTAATCCCTCAGTGTAGAGGCTAATACCTCAGTACAGAGACTAATCCCTCAGTGTAGAGGCTAATGCCTCAGTACAGACACTAATCCCTCAGTGTAGAGGCTAGTGCCTCAGTACAGAGACTAATCCCTCAGTGTGGACACTAATCTCACAAAACAAAGGTTAATATCACAATACAGAGGTGAAGCTCACAGTCTTGTGTAACACAGTTTAGGGATTAGTAGATACTAGTCCCTCAGCTATCTATCAGCATAGAGACTAATCCTTCAGTTTTAGGATAAATTGCACAGGTCAGAGACTAATCCCTCAGTTTTAGGATAAATTGCACAGGTCAGAGACTAATCCCTCTGTGGCAGGATACATTTCCTATTGCAGAGATTAATCTTGCAGTATAGAAAATTAATCTACTATATAGAGGTTAATCTCACAAGAGTGATGAATCCCAAAACACACAGACTTCTCACAACACATAGACTAACCCCATAGTATATAGATTAATCCAACAATTTGGAGAATGAGACCATGGTATAGAGAGTAATTCAGTACTGTCTCACAGTAAAGGGACTAAACACATAGTACAGAGACTCATCTCTCAGTATAGAGACTATTCAAATAGTATTTAGACTAATGTCACAATATAGAGAATAACCACACTGTACAGAGACTACTTTGAAAGTATAGAGACTAATCCTGCAATGTAGTGACAATAATCTTACAATATAGAACATTATCTAGCAATGTAGAGACGGGTCTCACAATATAGAGACTAATCCAATATTTTATGGACTAATCCCAAAGTGTAAAGACTACTCCCACAGTATAGAGACTAATCCTACAATGTAGTGacaattatctcaaaatatAGAACATTATCTAGCAATGTAGAGGCAGGTCTCACAATACAGAGACTAATCCCACAGTACAGAGTACAACAGTATGTTTCTTCAATACAGAAGTTGTTTGTTTACTATTGTTCCCAGGTCCATTCTGTCAGTAGTGATATTTGTTCAGTGTGAGGCGTGTGTTTCACTGAATTTTCAAAGGTAACTACTTTATCAAACTTTCATTACACTGATATTTCTACTGTatcctgacacacacacacacacatacacacatacatacatacacacacctaccAAACCTAGAGTTTCCTTTTGAGCcgtttctgatccactcaacCTGTCAGAAAAGTGTTTCTGTAGTGGACCATGAGGAACCCAACCCTTCTGCCCTGTGGCTAACctctccttcacacacacacacacacacacacacacactcactcacactggaCACATGGTGGTACAGGGTGCTATAACATTGCTGGGCCTCGAGCTTTTGTGTTAGTTTCAGTATCCCGGGGTACGTCCAGTCTGCATGACCACCTCCCCTCCCCCCCTTTACTCCTTATGCTACTACTTATCCGTCACTTTgtctctgcacacacacatgtacgCACAAACGTATGCACTAACTTTTAACAGAGTCTAGAAACAGAAACAGTTTATAAAGTGAACCAAACCCTTGAAACATAATGAGGAAGGTGTGGAGGAGAATATATGGAGAATAaaagagtctgtgtgtgtgtgtgtgtgtgtgtgtgtgtgtgtgtgtgtgtgtgtgtgtggaaaatgTGAGCGATGTGTTTTGGTTCATTGTTTCTGGAGCAATTCTGATTAACTCAGAACAGACACAACGTTAttgtcaccatagcaacgctaCTAGGACCAGCAGGTCCCTCTGTATGCATGTCTGGTAGAGAACGTTGGCTCTATGTTAGAcgaaacgcacacacacacacacacacacacacacacacacacacacacacacacacacacacacacacacacacctctacatGCTCAAGATGTGGCTGGAACTCTGAACACCATGAAAAAATGTTGGAGTTGTGCcctacaaagtgtgtgtgtgtgtgtgtgtgtgttggaagaGGTCTCACACTGTTTTCCACAAAGCCAGGTGTACACCATGCGATTTTAGAAATTCAGTTCTTTGGACAGCTCACACTGTATGTACTACACACTGTATGATTGAGTCACCCATCATAATTTATTTGCCCACactgaaaacactcagtttGCTCCACATACTACAAGATGGATTCAGTCCATCTAACCGTAAGACAGTAAAGACCAAGTCAAAACTGTGTCCATGCTGAGATGTAGAGGCTGAGACAAGATTAAGTCTAAATGATGTAGACAGAGACAAGACCGAGTCCAAATGAGGGACtgttgacctgtccagggtgtatcctgccttccgcccgaagactgctgggataggctccagcaccccccctgctaCCTGACAAAATAGACTAATCTTACTGTGTCTCGCAACATAGAGTCTAATCCAGTTCTTCAGAGAGTATGATATTGTCTTTGCTCTGTTTTCTCAAAACAGTGCTGTTTGTTCACTAGTGTTAGCCGTTCAATTCTGACAGTAGTGGTGTTTGTTCAGTGTGAGGCTTGTGTTTCACTCAATTGCCAAATGTAGCAGTATTTCATTGCCCTGGTTCTGCTATTCCTGCTGTttccttacacacacacacacatctgcctaGAGTTTCATCACAAGCCCATTTCACACCCATTCAACCCGTCAGAAATGTGTGTCTGTAGTGTATCTGAGGGCTTGTTTTGAACAGTCCCCCAGTAACTGCACCCCTAACACACACAGAATTCAGAGTCGGTATGCATGAAGTGTCTCAGTGTCCGATCCTCCACTAGTGCTTAATATGGGCAAgttcacatatacacacacacacacacacacacatgcatacaattgtgcacacatacacacacatgcgtacacacgtgcacacacacacatgcacgcaactgtgcacacatacacacacatgcgcacacacacacacatgcacgcaactgtgcacacatacacacacacacacacacacacgcacgtgtacacacacacacacacacacactgctcagtTCTGAATTAGCGCTGCTGAAGGTTGGCAGTGATTCTGCTCTTCTCCAGCTCAGTGAGTAAGTGTACACCACAGGCTGAAAGTATGGAAGCAACTTTCAGAGATGGTTTACTGTTCCCCTCTCCACGCTCAGCCCACAAGAATGTTCCTTCTGAGCTACTGTTGTGAAGTTGGGCAAGTTTTACAGAACTCTGGTAAAGATCCCAtccaacctaatgagaaaccgAAGCACACTGActctaaatggaaaaaaatgcccTGCACAGATAAAAACATCTTGGAGCCTGAATTCTGTCCATACTTTAGTCCCTGTTTATAGACATTActgagtcatacagtgtcaggaagCACAGGATCAAGTCCACTAGAAGCAACAGTACTGATGTTAGCCTGGTGTATAGTGATCTGCATAGCTCagttattttcttttgtcttaACACAGTGATACAAAGATCCAAATGCTGGCAAAGTAACACATTGCAGAACAATATCTAGCATTAAAAATACAAGCTACTAACCTTGCTAACAAGTGGAATATTCAAATATGGGGCCTGTATGTTGTGTATTTTAAGGCTAGTTATAGGTTTGGGTGCTGAGTATCTTGGGGATGAATAGTTGGGTGCTGAGTATCTTGGGGATGAATATTTGGGTGCTGAGCATCTTGGGGATGAATATTTGGGTGCTGAATATCTTGGGGATGAATATTTGGGTGCTGAATATCTTGGGGATGAATATTTGGGTGCTGAGCATCTTGGGGATGAATATTTGGGTGCTGAGTATCTTGGGGATGAATATTTGGGTGCTGAGTATCTTGGGGATGAATATTTGGGTGCTGAATATCTTGGGGATGAATATTTGGGTGCTGAGCATCTTGGGGATGAATATTTGGGTGCTGAGTATCTTGGGGATGAATATTTGGGTGCTGAATATCTTGGGGATGAATATTTGGGTGCTGAGCATCTTGGGGATGAATATTTGGGTGCTGAGTATCTTGGGGATGAATATTTGGGTGCTGAGCATCTTGGGGATGGACATTTGGGTGCTGAGCATCTTGGGGATGAACATTTGCGTGCTGAGTATCTTGGGGATGAATATTTGGGTGCTGAGAATCTTGGGGATGAATATTTGGGTGCTGAGTATCTTGGGGATGAATAGTTGGGTGCTGAATATCTTGGGGATGGACATTTGGGTGCTGAGTATCTTGGGGATGAATATTTGGGTGCTGAATATCTTGGGGATGAATATTTGGGTGCAGAGTATCTTGGGGATGAATATTTGGGTGCTGAGCATCTTGGGGATGGACATTTGGGTGCTGAGTATCTTGGGGATGAATATTTGCGTGCTGAGTATCTTGAGGATGAATATTTGGGTGCTGAGAATCTTGGGGATGAATATTTGGGTGCTGAGTATCTTGGGGATGAATATTTGGGTGCTGAGCATCTTGGGGATGGACATTTGGGTGCTGAGTATCTTGGGGATGAACATTTGCGTGCTGAGTATCTTGGGGATGAATATTTGGGTGCTGAGAATCTTGGGGATGAATATTTGGGTGCAGAGTATCTTGGGGATGAATATTTGGGTGCTGAATATCTTGGGGATGGACATTTGGGTGCTGAGTATCTTGGGGATGAATATTTGGGTGCTGAATATCTTGGGGATGAATATTTGGGTGCAGAGTATCTTGGGGATGAATATTTGGGTGCTGAGCATCTTGGGGATGGACATTTGGGTGCTGAGTATCTTGGGGATGAATATTTGCGTGCTGAGTATCTTGAGGATGAATATTTGGGTGCTGAGAATCTTGGGGATGAATATTTGGGTGCTGAGTATCTTGGGGATGAATATTTGGGTGCTGAGTATCTTGGGGATGAATATTAGGGTGGTTAGTATCTTGGGGATGAATATTTGGGTGCTGAGTATCTTGGGGATGAATATTTGGGTGCTGAGCATCTTGGGGATGGTTATTTGGGTGCTGAGTTCCTTGGGGATGAATATTTGGGTGCCGAGTATCTTGGGGATGAATATTTGGGTGCCGAGTATCTTGGGGATGAATATTTGGGTGCTGAGAATCTTAGGGATGGACATTTGGGTGCTGAGAATCTTGGGGATGAATAATTGGATGCTGAGAATCTTGGGGATGAATAATTGGATGCTGAGTATCTTGGGGATGAATATTTGGATGCTGAGAATCTTGGGGATGAATAATTGGATGCTGAGAATCTTGGGGATGAATAATTGGATGCTGAGTATCTTGGGGATGAATAATTGGATGCTGAGTATCTTGGGGATGAATATTTGGATGCTGAGAATCTTGGGGATGAATAATTGGATGCTGAGTATCTTGGGGATGAATATTTGGATGCTGAGAATCTTGGGGATGAATAATTGGGTACCGAATACTGGATATTTTCTATAGGTAGGGTGTTTAGGGGACAGATATTGGGGTGTATCTAAGGGATGAATATTTGGGTCCTGGGAATTTTTTGAGGCTAAGTGCATGCACTGGGAATTCTGGACtggcatttttaatttttttcctctctttagaCATTGGGTGTCAAGGGTCTGGACATTGAACAGTATTTAGGTACTGGATACTGGTGCTGGAAAATTGGGTACTTAATGTTTAAGGCCTGAATATTTGAAGTCTTGTTACTGGGAATCCAGGTACTAgatgttttggaaatgggtCCTGGGTATTTTGCACTAGGTCTTTGCCTACTGCTGTATCATGATTTATGTAGCTAGGTTAATATTCTacaatacacatatatacaaatagctAAACAACACAC includes these proteins:
- the ntn2 gene encoding netrin 2 isoform X1, producing MMDVHTLLLICSLMGVSLNLPESSAHSSNPFSGQHAPPPDPCYDDTGSARRCIPEFVNAAFGQEVVASSVCGRPPSRHCGIVEREQRPLVRSCSTCDASDPRLAHPASYLTDLNSAHNLTCWVSENLQGSPLNVTLTLSLGKKFEITYVSLQFCSPRPDSMAIYKSMDYGRSWTPFQFYSSQCRRVYNRPNRAIITKQNEQEPLCTDSHTDPAPQSGAIIAFSTLDGRPSGKDFDSSPVLQDWVTVTDIRVVFSRPQMPRELPLPGRDGQEPPGAPTLVPTYYYAVSDFQVGGRCKCNGHASRCVREKDGKLVCDCKHNTEGPECDRCKPFHYDRPWQRANAREANECLPCNCNLHARRCRFNMELFKLSGRKSGGVCMNCRHNTAGRHCHYCKEGYFRDMSRPITHRKACKACDCHPVGAAGKTCNQTTGQCPCKDGVTGVTCNRCAKGYQQSRSPVAPCIKIPVINPTAVVSSTEGPAGQNKTPKHIDALPTADCESYCKPAKGNLKINMKKYCKKDYAVLVSVLDMETVGDWAKFAVSLVSVYKSREPLKRGENLLWVHMKDLACKCPRIHMGKRFLILGSREGGASPERAGLVADKNSLVIQWRDVWTRRLRKFQRKEKKGKCSNA
- the ntn2 gene encoding netrin 2 isoform X2, giving the protein MMDVHTLLLICSLMGVSLNLPESSAHSSNPFSGQHAPPPDPCYDDTGSARRCIPEFVNAAFGQEVVASSVCGRPPSRHCGIVEREQRPLVRSCSTCDASDPRLAHPASYLTDLNSAHNLTCWVSENLQGSPLNVTLTLSLGKKFEITYVSLQFCSPRPDSMAIYKSMDYGRSWTPFQFYSSQCRRVYNRPNRAIITKQNEQEPLCTDSHTDPAPQSGAIIAFSTLDGRPSGKDFDSSPVLQDWVTVTDIRVVFSRPQMPRELPLPGRDGQEPPGAPTLVPTYYYAVSDFQVGGRCKCNGHASRCVREKDGKLVCDCKHNTEGPECDRCKPFHYDRPWQRANAREANECLPCNCNLHARRCRFNMELFKLSGRKSGGVCMNCRHNTAGRHCHYCKEGYFRDMSRPITHRKACKACDCHPVGAAGKTCNQTTGQCPCKDGVTGVTCNRCAKGYQQSRSPVAPCIKIPVINPTAVVSSTEGPADCESYCKPAKGNLKINMKKYCKKDYAVLVSVLDMETVGDWAKFAVSLVSVYKSREPLKRGENLLWVHMKDLACKCPRIHMGKRFLILGSREGGASPERAGLVADKNSLVIQWRDVWTRRLRKFQRKEKKGKCSNA